Below is a genomic region from Prolixibacteraceae bacterium.
CATTGAGAACAAGATTTAAATATTTACTTTTGCTGCGATGAAATTATTGTACGTCATATCATTATTTGTTCTCGTTATCCTCGGAACAGTGTCTACATCTCAAGGTCAAGTAAATGACCTGACAGGGATTGAAGAATCAGAGGAGGAGAGTGGGCATAATCATCCTGAAGAGAGTGATTCTATAAAGTCGTACATTAAAACGTGGCGTTTTAATGAAGACTTCTCACAGAAGATCACGACAGAGATGGATACTAGTTTGACGCATTTTCATCAACGACGCTTAGATCAAAAGAAGAATATATATGTGCAGAACACAGGTAACTTAGGTACGGCATATCAATCTTACTCTTTTTTTGAGCGAGACTACTCTGTTAGTGGATTCCAGTACTTGAAAAATTATCAAGATTATATTACGAATCCAAACTCTGTGGTTTACTATAATACCACAACGCCTTATACTTTATTGGACTACTCACAGTGGTGGAATAATAAACCCAAAGGGCAGACTACTTTTCATGTTATTCATACACAAAATATCACTCCTTATCTGAACTTTGGGTTTGACTATAAGTATAATGGCTCTGATGGTCGTTATCAGTATCAAAACAGTACGGATAATTCATTCACTTTCTTTACGAATTATGAAGGAGAGCGATACTCTGGATATCTGAGTTTTTCACAAAACAAGGTTAGCCAGCAAGAGAATGGAGGGTTGCGAAACCCAAATGTGATTCATAACAAAGATCTGAAGCCTGAGAACTACATTGTGTGGATGGAAGGGAGTCAGAATGTGATGAAAGAGTTTAATATCTCTTATAATCATAAGTATGACCTGGGTAAATTCGAGAAGGTACAGTATGAAGATGGTGTATATGAAGAGTTCGTACCTAAAATCACGTTGATGCATACGATCTCTTATCGTAACGATACAAAATCGTATACAGAGACAGAGGCTAATCCGTCGAATGGAACAGGTTCTACATTGGATTCGGACTATTATTATGGATATAATCCCACCTACTATTTGTCGGATAGTCGCACGGATGATTTTGCAAAAGAGAGCGTATTGTCTAACTTGTTACAGGTGAAATTTCAAGAGGATGAGGATCGTAAATACTCATTTTCGAAACGTGTGTATGGAGGTTTTGATATCATAGGAGAGCAACTGCCACAGACAGAACAGATTCTTACGCCGGAGGGGACACAGTCTATTTCGGGAGTGAATATCAAGGAGAATTTGTATAATGTGTATGTTGGCGGAGAGGTGGCACGCGAGAAAGGGAAGTTTTGGAACTGGTCGGCAGGAGGACGTTACTATGTAACAGGATACCGTAGCCAGGATCTATCGCTTTATGGTGTGATGTCGAAGCCGATACGAACGAAGCGTGATACATCATTTTTGACGTTGAATGCAGAGATGGATTTGACTACGCCTAACTATTATGTGCAGAAATATACATCGAACCACTATAAGTGGGATAATAATTTTGATAAAACATATCGTCTATTATTACATGCAAAATATGAGAAGCCATCGATCCATTTCAAGGTAGGAGCGGACATGGCCTTTATTAACAATTACGTATACTATGGATATAACGTAGTACCAGAGCAAGCAGCGAGTGAGTTCTCTGTTTGGTCGGTCTCTTTACAAAAAGATTTCCATTTTGGACCATTCATAATGGAGAATCGTATGATCTATCAGAAAAGCAGTTCTGATACGTACATTCATATACCGTCATTTATATTTAGAAATAGTACTTACATTAGTGGCTATATATACCCTGTATTAGAGGGACAGTTTGGAGTGGACACATATTTTTCAACGAAATATTATGCGGATAAATACTCTCCATCTTTAAATCAATTCTATTTACAAAATGACGAGAAAATTGGAGGATATCCAGTTTGTGACCTATTCTTATCGCTTAAGTTAAAGCGTGTGAGATTGTTTGTGAAATATGCATTTGTTAACCAACTACTTGGAGGAATTGACTACTTTACATCACCATCGTATCCAATACAGCCTGCAGATCTCTCTTTCGGAGCATCGTGGAGCTTCTATGACTAAATAGATATATAATTTTTTGAGAAGACCTTATACGAGATATAGGGCAAGGTAACGGATGAACCATATTTAAGGAACATTGTTTCTAAAGTAAGGGATTTATCCTATTTATGAACCAATACATATTTTATGAGATCGTATATCAAGCATTTGATATTGATGTTGTTTATATTCGCTTCCTGTAAGGGCGATAAAAACTTACAAAAAGAAGTTGGGCAAGCACAACGTGGCGCAGCTTTAAAAGAGCTTGAACAGATTCAAGTATCAGGAACACTTAAAGTTGTTATTGATTATAATTCAATTAACTACTTTATTTATCGTGGTCAACCGATGGGTTTCCAATATGATATCTTACACCTACTGTCTGATGATATGGGAGTATCCTTAGATATTCGTGTAAGTAATAATATAAAAGAGACATTCGACCTATTAGATAGTGGTACCGTAGATCTAATTGCAAAGAATCTTACGATTACCAAATCGCGTAAGGCA
It encodes:
- a CDS encoding putative porin, with the translated sequence MKLLYVISLFVLVILGTVSTSQGQVNDLTGIEESEEESGHNHPEESDSIKSYIKTWRFNEDFSQKITTEMDTSLTHFHQRRLDQKKNIYVQNTGNLGTAYQSYSFFERDYSVSGFQYLKNYQDYITNPNSVVYYNTTTPYTLLDYSQWWNNKPKGQTTFHVIHTQNITPYLNFGFDYKYNGSDGRYQYQNSTDNSFTFFTNYEGERYSGYLSFSQNKVSQQENGGLRNPNVIHNKDLKPENYIVWMEGSQNVMKEFNISYNHKYDLGKFEKVQYEDGVYEEFVPKITLMHTISYRNDTKSYTETEANPSNGTGSTLDSDYYYGYNPTYYLSDSRTDDFAKESVLSNLLQVKFQEDEDRKYSFSKRVYGGFDIIGEQLPQTEQILTPEGTQSISGVNIKENLYNVYVGGEVAREKGKFWNWSAGGRYYVTGYRSQDLSLYGVMSKPIRTKRDTSFLTLNAEMDLTTPNYYVQKYTSNHYKWDNNFDKTYRLLLHAKYEKPSIHFKVGADMAFINNYVYYGYNVVPEQAASEFSVWSVSLQKDFHFGPFIMENRMIYQKSSSDTYIHIPSFIFRNSTYISGYIYPVLEGQFGVDTYFSTKYYADKYSPSLNQFYLQNDEKIGGYPVCDLFLSLKLKRVRLFVKYAFVNQLLGGIDYFTSPSYPIQPADLSFGASWSFYD